A genomic stretch from Kribbella amoyensis includes:
- a CDS encoding ABC transporter ATP-binding protein produces the protein MTDQDEVLLGVRDLRTEFRRDDGDALVAVDGVTFDVRPGQALAIVGESGSGKSVTVRSVLRVLPKTARVTSGEARFRGRDLLGLSEKEMRRLRGREIGMVFQSAMDAMNPTLTLERQLTEHLLWHGICTKADAKKRAVRALGDVGIPDPEKRIRTYPFQLSGGMRQRAMIAMAMVTEPALLIADEPTTAVDVTVQRQILDLLAGLKDQGTGIIMITHDLGVARYFCDDAVVMYAGRVVERAPTRELLDTPSHPYTVGLIGSSVEVGGRGLPLAPVPGSPPDLTQRPEGCSFHPRCSLAERPRCHTEQEIVTIGPGRQAACWKVAVHA, from the coding sequence ATGACCGACCAGGACGAGGTACTGCTCGGAGTACGGGATCTGCGCACGGAGTTCCGGCGCGACGACGGGGATGCCCTGGTCGCTGTCGACGGGGTGACGTTCGACGTCCGTCCCGGGCAGGCGCTGGCGATCGTGGGGGAGAGCGGCAGCGGGAAGAGCGTCACGGTCCGCAGTGTGCTGCGGGTGCTGCCGAAGACCGCGCGGGTGACGAGTGGTGAGGCGCGGTTCCGTGGCCGCGATCTGCTCGGGCTGAGCGAGAAGGAGATGCGCCGGCTCCGGGGTCGCGAGATCGGCATGGTGTTCCAGAGTGCGATGGATGCGATGAACCCGACCCTCACACTCGAACGCCAGCTCACCGAACACCTGCTCTGGCACGGCATCTGCACCAAGGCGGACGCGAAGAAGCGGGCCGTCCGAGCACTTGGCGACGTCGGCATTCCCGACCCGGAGAAGCGGATCCGGACGTACCCGTTCCAGCTGTCCGGCGGGATGCGGCAGCGGGCGATGATCGCGATGGCGATGGTGACCGAGCCGGCCCTGCTGATCGCCGACGAGCCCACGACGGCCGTCGACGTCACCGTGCAGCGGCAGATCCTCGACCTGCTGGCCGGGCTGAAGGACCAGGGCACCGGCATCATCATGATCACCCACGACCTCGGCGTCGCTCGCTACTTCTGCGACGACGCCGTGGTGATGTACGCCGGCCGGGTGGTCGAGCGGGCGCCGACCCGCGAGCTCCTGGACACGCCGAGCCACCCGTACACCGTCGGCCTGATCGGTTCGAGTGTCGAGGTCGGCGGACGAGGTCTGCCGCTCGCACCCGTGCCGGGCAGTCCGCCGGATCTCACCCAGCGACCGGAAGGGTGTTCGTTCCATCCGCGCTGCTCGCTGGCCGAGCGGCCGCGATGCCATACCGAGCAGGAGATCGTGACCATCGGCCCAGGTCGGCAGGCTGCGTGCTGGAAGGTGGCCGTCCATGCGTGA
- a CDS encoding ABC transporter permease has protein sequence MGLITDIENRETVEVVAAGLENDQPIAAQSGAGAARARGPWARAWSRFRRHRLAFGSLIFAVLLCVTAIAAPLIAPYGYGETDIANKLVGPGTGGHLLGTDLLGRDIFSRLVYGLRTALTVAFGAELTALTLALVIGLAAGYLGGRVETTLMAATDVMYAFPSYLFAVVMVTVLGRSIFALVIAIGIASWVTQARLVRAQVLALKQREYVEAARSMGAKGPTIAVRYILPNAIGPILVTTSFAIPAAIAAEAGLALLGLGVQPPTPSWGAMISEGSRYLLAAPHMLIAPAVLFALTLLAFTWIGDGVRDAFDSSGEQR, from the coding sequence GTGGGTCTCATCACGGACATTGAGAACCGGGAGACCGTCGAGGTCGTGGCCGCCGGCCTCGAGAACGACCAGCCGATCGCGGCGCAGTCGGGCGCCGGGGCGGCTCGGGCCCGTGGACCGTGGGCCCGCGCGTGGTCCAGGTTCCGGCGGCACCGGCTCGCGTTCGGCAGCCTGATCTTCGCCGTCCTGCTGTGCGTCACGGCGATCGCGGCCCCGCTGATCGCGCCGTACGGGTACGGCGAGACCGATATCGCGAACAAGCTCGTCGGACCCGGAACCGGCGGGCATCTGCTCGGCACCGACCTGCTCGGCCGGGACATCTTCTCGCGGCTCGTCTACGGGCTGCGGACCGCCCTGACCGTTGCCTTCGGCGCCGAGTTGACCGCGCTCACGCTGGCGCTGGTGATCGGCCTCGCCGCCGGGTACCTCGGTGGGCGGGTCGAGACGACGCTGATGGCGGCCACCGACGTGATGTACGCCTTTCCCAGTTACCTGTTCGCCGTCGTGATGGTGACCGTCCTCGGCCGCAGCATCTTCGCGTTGGTGATCGCGATCGGGATCGCGTCCTGGGTCACCCAGGCCCGTCTGGTCCGCGCGCAGGTACTGGCGCTGAAGCAACGTGAGTACGTGGAAGCGGCGCGGTCGATGGGCGCGAAGGGACCGACGATCGCGGTGCGGTACATCCTGCCGAACGCGATCGGCCCGATCCTGGTCACCACCAGCTTCGCGATCCCGGCCGCGATCGCCGCGGAGGCCGGCCTGGCGCTCCTCGGACTCGGGGTGCAGCCGCCGACGCCGTCGTGGGGCGCGATGATCAGCGAAGGCAGCCGGTACCTGCTCGCGGCACCGCACATGCTGATCGCGCCCGCGGTCCTGTTCGCCCTGACCCTGCTCGCGTTCACCTGGATCGGCGACGGGGTGCGGGACGCGTTCGACTCCAGTGGGGAGCAGCGATGA
- a CDS encoding ABC transporter permease, protein MGLTVYLGKRIVRLILSMLAVSVLTFTLLQLAPGNFADLQRVNSGATNFGGVGTESMVGELADRYGEDVPVWKQYFIFMKGAVVWDFGPSYKYASRDVQDIIAEAFPVSATLALIAVVLALLIAVPIGVFTALRHNSKTDHGTMFLVTLGHALPSYLTAAFMILLFSASLKWLPSGGWDGPSNLILPVLALSLGPAAVLARYVRSSMLETLREEYVTAALAKGGPPRTVIVRHVLRNSLIPLVTVVGPLLAALMTGTVFVEALLRIPGLGLYFANAAASRDMPLLMGTALFFALILMVTNLVVDLIYTVLDPRIRAEGGGSHHGH, encoded by the coding sequence GTGGGTCTCACTGTGTACCTCGGCAAGCGGATCGTCCGGCTGATCCTGTCGATGCTCGCGGTCTCCGTGCTGACCTTCACCCTGCTCCAGCTGGCCCCGGGCAACTTCGCGGACCTGCAGCGGGTGAACAGCGGCGCCACCAACTTCGGCGGCGTCGGGACCGAGTCGATGGTGGGCGAGCTCGCGGACCGGTACGGCGAGGACGTGCCGGTCTGGAAGCAGTACTTCATCTTCATGAAGGGCGCGGTCGTCTGGGACTTCGGGCCGTCCTACAAGTACGCGAGCCGGGACGTCCAGGACATCATCGCCGAGGCGTTCCCGGTGTCGGCGACGCTCGCCCTGATCGCGGTGGTGCTGGCGTTGCTGATAGCGGTGCCGATCGGGGTGTTCACCGCGCTGCGGCACAACTCGAAGACGGACCACGGCACGATGTTCCTGGTCACGCTCGGGCACGCGTTGCCGAGCTATCTCACCGCGGCGTTCATGATCCTGTTGTTCTCCGCGTCACTGAAATGGCTCCCTTCGGGCGGCTGGGACGGACCGTCCAACCTCATCCTGCCGGTGCTCGCGTTGAGCCTCGGGCCGGCCGCGGTGCTGGCCCGGTACGTACGGTCCAGCATGCTCGAGACACTGCGCGAGGAGTACGTCACGGCGGCGCTGGCCAAGGGCGGTCCACCGCGGACCGTGATCGTGCGGCACGTGCTGCGCAACTCGCTGATCCCGTTGGTCACCGTCGTCGGTCCGTTGCTCGCGGCCCTGATGACCGGCACCGTCTTCGTCGAGGCGTTGCTGCGGATCCCCGGGCTCGGCCTGTACTTCGCGAACGCGGCCGCCAGCCGGGACATGCCGCTGCTGATGGGCACGGCGTTGTTCTTCGCGCTCATCCTGATGGTCACGAACCTGGTCGTGGACCTGATCTACACCGTCCTCGATCCCCGCATCCGAGCCGAAGGAGGTGGGTCTCATCACGGACATTGA
- a CDS encoding peptide ABC transporter substrate-binding protein: MTKRATTKLVPPVGRTRRDFLRLSGLTAVALGGSWSLTGCGLFGSEEEKAAGGQQLTIDFVPVEVLDPQVITNGMWILSRGISEGLVTQNEKGDDVVPGVAKEWKLSDDQLTYTFTLRDDAQWSNGDPVVAGDFERTYKRLFTPASGSAGGTTLGANSYQSSTAIKGAEEFLSGVLTDWSQVGVKATGDRELVLTLANPNPDFLLALTHPALLPLPMNLVESKPKDWQNPPNFVSNGPFTVTEWVANSRLVLVPNEKYWDRDKVKLSRIQVNLVEPSAAATGTVSYENGETDLTLLTGADVLRFQKDAKLAEELKQTENYSILYLAKLRSEHKALEDVRVRKALSLALGRETLAGIQPGQQPGVSLVTERTAGWDDSIAVKENVAEAKALLAAAGYPGGQGLPPVRILLGVTDTTLADAIIDVWTKQLGIKASLDHVESGVYVERRWAVQKGNYIGYYYGTFAGLPTWATMVGSLWSPKNVQELSLPSDKWQQYQGIQENKDLKPAEKSAQLQAILDTSSSDPAKEMAALVKKAAAEPDDDKRIDLYKQAAKIREEQYLYVPVLWQSLYHAVKPSVEGLQLRAYPDFFYFKPLGVRS, from the coding sequence CGGCCAGCAGCTGACGATCGACTTCGTGCCGGTCGAGGTGCTCGACCCACAGGTCATCACGAACGGTATGTGGATCCTGAGCCGGGGCATCTCGGAGGGTCTGGTCACCCAGAACGAGAAGGGCGACGACGTCGTCCCGGGCGTCGCCAAGGAATGGAAGCTCTCGGACGACCAGCTGACGTACACCTTCACCCTGCGGGACGACGCGCAGTGGTCGAACGGCGATCCGGTCGTCGCGGGGGATTTCGAGCGGACCTACAAGCGGCTCTTCACCCCGGCGTCGGGCTCGGCCGGCGGGACCACGCTCGGTGCCAACAGTTACCAGTCGTCGACCGCGATCAAGGGCGCCGAGGAGTTCCTGTCCGGCGTGCTGACGGACTGGTCCCAGGTCGGCGTCAAGGCCACCGGTGACCGGGAACTCGTCCTGACGCTGGCGAACCCGAATCCCGACTTCCTGCTCGCCCTGACCCATCCGGCGCTGCTGCCGTTGCCGATGAACCTGGTCGAGAGCAAGCCGAAGGACTGGCAGAACCCGCCGAACTTCGTCTCCAACGGCCCGTTCACGGTGACCGAGTGGGTGGCGAACTCGCGCCTGGTCCTGGTCCCGAACGAGAAGTACTGGGACCGCGACAAGGTCAAGCTCAGCCGGATCCAGGTGAACCTGGTCGAGCCGAGCGCGGCCGCGACGGGCACGGTGTCGTACGAGAACGGCGAGACCGACCTCACCCTGCTCACCGGCGCGGACGTGCTGCGGTTCCAGAAGGACGCGAAGCTGGCCGAGGAGCTCAAGCAGACCGAGAACTACAGCATCCTCTACCTCGCCAAGCTGCGCAGTGAACACAAGGCGCTCGAGGACGTCCGGGTCCGCAAGGCGCTCTCGCTGGCCCTCGGACGAGAGACGCTGGCCGGGATCCAGCCCGGCCAGCAACCAGGTGTCTCCCTCGTGACCGAGCGGACCGCGGGCTGGGACGACAGCATCGCCGTCAAGGAGAACGTGGCCGAGGCGAAGGCGCTGCTCGCGGCCGCCGGGTACCCGGGCGGGCAGGGGTTGCCGCCGGTGCGGATCCTGCTGGGGGTCACGGACACCACGCTCGCGGACGCGATCATCGACGTCTGGACCAAGCAGCTGGGGATCAAGGCGAGCCTCGACCACGTCGAGTCGGGGGTGTACGTCGAGCGCCGGTGGGCGGTCCAGAAGGGCAACTACATCGGGTACTACTACGGCACCTTCGCCGGGTTGCCGACCTGGGCGACGATGGTGGGCTCGCTCTGGTCGCCGAAGAACGTCCAGGAGCTGAGCCTGCCGAGCGACAAGTGGCAGCAGTACCAGGGCATCCAGGAGAACAAGGACCTCAAACCGGCGGAGAAGTCGGCCCAGCTCCAGGCGATCCTGGACACCTCCTCCTCGGATCCGGCGAAGGAGATGGCCGCGCTGGTGAAGAAGGCGGCCGCGGAACCGGACGACGACAAGCGGATCGACCTGTACAAGCAGGCCGCGAAGATCCGGGAGGAGCAGTACCTCTACGTCCCGGTGCTCTGGCAGAGCCTGTACCACGCGGTGAAGCCGTCGGTCGAAGGCCTGCAGCTGCGGGCGTACCCGGACTTCTTCTACTTCAAGCCGCTGGGCGTGAGGAGCTGA